In Erigeron canadensis isolate Cc75 chromosome 1, C_canadensis_v1, whole genome shotgun sequence, a single window of DNA contains:
- the LOC122611088 gene encoding 30S ribosomal protein S1, chloroplastic, whose protein sequence is MASLAQQIGGLRCPSLSTTHLSRKPTSFLTSQSVKRNHHQTIIKAASVISNAQTREREKLKELFEEAYERCRTAPYEGVAFTLEDFHSAIEKFDYNSEIGSKVKGIVFQVDAKGAYVDITAKSSAFLPVREASIHAINHVEEAGIVPGMRDEFVIIGENEYDDSLILSSRQIQYDLAWERCRQLQAEDVVLKGKVVGANKGGVVAIVEGLRGFVPFSQISSTSSAEELLEQEIPLKFVEVDEEQSRLILSNRKARADSQAQLGIGSVVTGVVQSLKPYGAFIDIGGVNGLLHVSQISHDRVSDIATVLQPGDTLKVMVLSHDRERGRVSLSTKKLEPTPGDMIRNPKLVFEKAEEMAMTFRQRIAQAEAMARADMLRFSPESGLTLNSDGTLGPLSSDLPAEGLDLNEIPLAED, encoded by the exons ATGGCTTCCTTGGCACAACAAATAGGCGGTCTAAGATGCCCATCACTCTCAACAACACATCTATCAAGAAAACCAACCTCATTCCTGACCAGCCAATCAGTGAAAAGAAACCATCATCAGACAATAATAAAAGCAGCATCTGTCATATCAAATGCACAAacaagagaaagagagaaactTAAAGAATTGTTTGAAGAAGCTTATGAAAGATGCAGAACTGCTCCTTATGAAGGTGTTGCCTTTACCCTTGAAGATTTTCATTCTGCTATTGAAAAGTTTGATTATAATTCTGAAATTGGCTCTAAG GTGAAAGGAATTGTTTTTCAAGTAGACGCGAAAGGGGCGTATGTTGACATTACAGCAAAATCCTCGGCATTTTTACCGGTTAGGGAGGCGAGTATTCATGCCATAAATCATGTAGAAGAGGCAGGCATAGTCCCCGGAATGCGTGATGAGTTTGTTATTATTGGTGAAAATGAATATGATGATAGCTTAATCTTGAGCTCACGCCAAATTCAGTATGACCTCGCGTGGGAGAGATGTCGGCAGCTACAAGCTGAAGATGTGGTGCTTAAGGGCAAG GTTGTTGGTGCCAACAAAGGTGGAGTTGTGGCGATTGTTGAGGGACTTCGTGGATTCGTTCCATTTTCACAAATTTCGTCG ACTTCAAGTGCCGAAGAGCTTCTTGAGCAGGAAATTCCATTAAAGTTTGTGGAGGTAGACGAAGAACAATCAAGACTCATTTTGAGCAACCGCAAGGCCAGGGCCGATAGCCAGGCACAGCTTGGTATCGGTTCTGTTGTCACTGGTGTTGTGCAGAGCTTGAAACCGTATGGTGCATTCATTGACATCGGTGGAGTCAATGGGCTTCTCCATGTTAGTCAGATCAGCCATGATCGTGTCTCTGACATTGCAACTGTTCTTCAACCTGGTGATACTCTCAAG GTTATGGTATTGAGTCACGATCGCGAGAGGGGCCGAGTTAGTCTGTCTACTAAGAAACTTGAGCCGACTCCTGGAGACATGATTCGCAACCCGAAGTTAGTTTTTGAGAAG GCAGAGGAGATGGCAATGACCTTCAGGCAGAGAATTGCTCAAGCAGAAGCCATGGCTCGTGCTGACATGCTTAGATTCTCACCTGAg AGTGGATTGACTTTGAACTCAGACGGGACCTTAGGTCCACTTAGCTCGGACTTGCCCGCAGAGGGTTTGGATTTGAATGAGATCCCTTTGGCTGAAGATTAA
- the LOC122605128 gene encoding E3 ubiquitin-protein ligase UPL6 isoform X1 has translation MFFSGDPSNRKRVDLGGRSSKERDRKKLLEQTRLEREQRSWLRQQKAAALVIQKCFRGRVAVKAERSKARERFYSTYGRNCERVGRHCFEPDSDFLQELLYFFSPRNASDLSILVKTCDFILKFEKDGGDVLKLFGTPDSSSKHALVSYRVKKLAYACIQAVHHNRYQFKGQLLSTSLDLNAPTNILLKAAKLLMDQLPWGCKVVGYLLQQNIYRIFREIIVTGKMYFQTNKKKESSKPDSHVRKGYLEMILELVIGHTRQGDCICPDIELQWSFTSQILTIPFVWQIFPSLKKIYVLQGSCQHYLRKMATCTQSFDKVLPADISAEYPGYACLLGNLLEAVGVALANPACQRDMAIDFATIATLLLEVLPPIQSSTTESREENSIIGDDDMIIDDALAVVPLSKELEKQILKAIDPRFLLQLTNVLFGGSSSVADSNKDKINDNEAAAVGAACSFLHMTFTTLPLEGIMTYLAYRMELVSVLWNFMKRCDQNLSWSSLSAASRYLPGDAYGWLLPLAVFCPVYKHMLMIVDNEEFYEQERPLSLSDIRVLIGILRQALWQILWLNPVAPMEFSTNTVSIKKNRVEFVQYRVSVVASELLSQLQDWNNRREFANPSIFHADGVNDHFISQAMIENTRAYDILKQAPFLVPFTSRVKLFTSQLAAIKEGTGSHAMSNRSTFKIRRDRILEDAFNQLSTLADKDLRGVIRVTFVNEFGVEEAGIDGGGIFKDFMENITRAAFDTQYGLFKETIDHLLYPNPGSGMIHEQHLQLFHFLGIILGKAMFEGILVDIPFATFFLSKLKQKHNYLNDLPSLDPELYRHLIFLKHYEGDLAELELYFVIVNNEFGEQTSEELVPGGKDIRVVNSNVIQFIHLVANHRLNTQIRQQSSYFLRGFQQLIQKDWIDMFNEHELQLLISGSVDNFDVDDLRSNTNYAGGYHREHYVIDMFWEILKNFSLENQHKFLKFVTGCSRGPLLGFKNLEPLFCIQRAAGSASEEALDRLPTSATCMNLLKLPPYRSKEQMEQKLLYAINAEAGFDLS, from the exons ATGTTCTTCAGCGGCGATCCGTCGAACCGAAAACGAGTAGATTTAGGTGGGCGTAGTTCAAAAGAAAGAGATAGAAAGAAGCTTCTGGAACAAACTAGGTTAGAAAGAGAGCAAAGATCATGGCTACGTCAGCAGAAAGCTGCTGCTCTTGTTATTCAG AAATGCTTTAGAGGAAGAGTGGCGGTGAAAGCAGAGCGTAGTAAGGCACGAGAGCGGTTTTATTCTACTTATGGAAGAAACTGTGAAAGAGTAGGCAG GCATTGCTTTGAACCAGATTCAGATTTTCTTCAGGAACTGCTATATTTCTTCAGTCCACGGAACGCTTCGGACTTGTCCATTCTTGTGAAGACATGCGATTTTATTTTGAAGTTCGAAAAAGATGGTG GGGATGTTTTGAAGCTCTTTGGTACCCCAGATTCTTCGTCTAAGCATGCTCTTGTGAGTTACAGGGTTAAGAAACTAGCTTACGCCTGTATCCAGGCTGTACATCATAATAG ATATCAGTTCAAGGGCCAGCTTTTATCAACTTCTTTGGACTTGAACGCCCCGACGAATATCCTGTTGAAAGCAGCAAAATTGTTGATGGATCAGCTTCCGTGGGGTTGTAAGGTAGTCGGCTATCTTTtgcaacaaaacatatataggATTTTCCGGGAGATCATTGTCACAGGGAAGATGTACTTTCAAACCAACAAGAAGAAG GAAAGTTCTAAACCCGACAGTCATGTTAGAAAAGGGTATTTGGAGATGATTCTTGAGCTAGTCATTGGACATACTAGGCAAGGAGATTGTATATGCCCAGATATCGAGCTACAATGGAGTTTCACTTCTCAAATTCTAACAATTCCTTTTGTGTGGCAGATTTTTCCTTCCCTAAAGAAG ATTTATGTTTTGCAGGGATCATGTCAGCATTATCTCCGTAAAATGGCGACATGTACTCAAAGTTTTGATAAGGTATTACCTGCTGACATATCAGCTGAATACCCTGGTTATGCTTGTCTTCTTGGTAATCTACTAGAAGCGGTTGGAGTTGCTTTGGCTAATCCTGCATGTCAACGTGATATG GCCATAGACTTTGCTACGATTGCAACATTGTTGTTGGAAGTACTTCCTCCTATCCAATCATCAACTACAGAAAGTAGAGAAGAAA ATTCAATAATAGGGGACGACGATATGATTATCGATGATGCTCTAGCAGTAGTACCTCTCAGTAAGGAATTGGAAAAGCAGATTTTAAAAGCTATAGATCCCCGCTTTCTTTTGCAACTG ACAAATGTTTTGTTTGGAGGCTCTTCGTCTGTCGCTGATTcaaacaaagataaaataaatgataatgaAGCAGCAGCTGTTGGTGCAGCTTGCTCTTTTCTTCACATGACTTTTACCACTTTGCCCCTTGAGGGTATCATGACATATCTAGCGTATAGAATGGAGTTGGTATCTGTACTCTGGAATTTCATGAAACGATGTGATCAGAATTTAAGTTGGTCTTCCTTGTCTGCTGCATCTCGGTACCTGCCTGGCGATGCATATGGTTGGCTGCTACCTTTGGCAGTTTTCTGCCCTGTTTACAA GCATATGCTTATGATCGTGGACAATGAAGAGTTCTATGAGCAGGAAAGACCATTGTCACTCAGTGACATTAGAGTATTAATTGGTATCTTGAGACAG GCTCTGTGGCAGATCCTTTGGCTAAATCCAGTGGCACCAATGGAATTTTCTACAAATACTGTTTCCATAAAGAAGAATCGTGTAGAATTTGTTCAATATAGGGTTAGTGTTGTGGCTTCTGAACTTCTTTCTCAG TTGCAAGATTGGAATAATAGAAGGGAGTTTGCAAATCCAAGTATCTTTCATGCTGATGGTGTGAATGATCACTTCATTTCGCAG GCAATGATTGAAAACACAAGGGCATATGACATACTGAAACAAGCTCCTTTTCTGGTGCCATTTACTAGCAGAGTTAAATTGTTCACT TCACAGCTTGCTGCGATAAAGGAAGGAACTGGGTCTCATGCCATGTCTAATAGAAGCACTTTTAAGATAAGACGAGATCGTATACTAGAAGATGCTTTTAATCAGTTGAGCACATTAGCAGACAAGGATCTTCGTGGAGTG ATTCGGGTTACTTTTGTCAATGAATTTGGAGTGGAAGAGGCTGGTATTGATGGTGGTGGGATTTTTAAAGACTTCATGGAGAACATTACTCGGGCAGCTTTTGATACGCAATATGGGCTATTTAAG GAGACAATCGATCACCTACTCTACCCCAATCCTGGATCTGGAATGATACATGAACAACATTTGCAGTTGTTTCATTTCCTTGGAATTATTCTCGGAAAG GCAATGTTTGAAGGGATTCTCGTTGATATACCATTTGCAACCTTTTTTTTGAGCAAGCTAAAGCAAAA GCATAACTATTTGAATGATTTACCTTCTTTGGATCCCGAATTGTATCGCCACCTTATCTTTCTTAAG CATTATGAGGGTGACTTGGCAGAGTTAGAGTTGTACTTTGTAATTGTTAACAATGAGTTTGGGGAGCAAACATCAGAAGAGCTGGTCCCAGGTGGAAAGGACATACGTGTTGTAAATAGCAATGTTATCCAGTTTATTCATCTTGTTGCCAATCACCGTCTCAATACCCAG ATACGTCAGCAAAGTTCTTATTTTTTGAGGGGATTTCAACAGCTTATACAGAAAGACTGGATTGACATGTTTAATGAGCATGAACTCCAG CTTTTGATATCAGGCTCAGTTGATAATTTCGATGTGGATGATCTTCGGTCCAACACAAATTATGCTGGTGGCTATCATCGT GAGCATTATGTAATTGACATGTTTTGGGAGATTCTCAAGAACTTTTCCTTGGaaaatcaacacaagtttttgaA GTTTGTGACTGGATGTTCAAGAGGGCCTTTGCTAGGATTCAAGAACTTGGAACCTTTATTTTGTATACAACG AGCTGCTGGTAGTGCCTCTGAAGAAGCTCTTGACCGGTTGCCAACATCAGCCACTTGTATGAACCTGTTAAAGCTTCCTCCGTATAGAAG TAAAGAGCAAATGGAGCAGAAGTTGTTGTATGCTATTAATGCAGAAGCGGGGTTTGATTTAAGTTGA
- the LOC122605128 gene encoding E3 ubiquitin-protein ligase UPL6 isoform X2, with protein MFFSGDPSNRKRVDLGGRSSKERDRKKLLEQTRLEREQRSWLRQQKAAALVIQKCFRGRVAVKAERSKARERFYSTYGRNCERVGRHCFEPDSDFLQELLYFFSPRNASDLSILVKTCDFILKFEKDGDVLKLFGTPDSSSKHALVSYRVKKLAYACIQAVHHNRYQFKGQLLSTSLDLNAPTNILLKAAKLLMDQLPWGCKVVGYLLQQNIYRIFREIIVTGKMYFQTNKKKESSKPDSHVRKGYLEMILELVIGHTRQGDCICPDIELQWSFTSQILTIPFVWQIFPSLKKIYVLQGSCQHYLRKMATCTQSFDKVLPADISAEYPGYACLLGNLLEAVGVALANPACQRDMAIDFATIATLLLEVLPPIQSSTTESREENSIIGDDDMIIDDALAVVPLSKELEKQILKAIDPRFLLQLTNVLFGGSSSVADSNKDKINDNEAAAVGAACSFLHMTFTTLPLEGIMTYLAYRMELVSVLWNFMKRCDQNLSWSSLSAASRYLPGDAYGWLLPLAVFCPVYKHMLMIVDNEEFYEQERPLSLSDIRVLIGILRQALWQILWLNPVAPMEFSTNTVSIKKNRVEFVQYRVSVVASELLSQLQDWNNRREFANPSIFHADGVNDHFISQAMIENTRAYDILKQAPFLVPFTSRVKLFTSQLAAIKEGTGSHAMSNRSTFKIRRDRILEDAFNQLSTLADKDLRGVIRVTFVNEFGVEEAGIDGGGIFKDFMENITRAAFDTQYGLFKETIDHLLYPNPGSGMIHEQHLQLFHFLGIILGKAMFEGILVDIPFATFFLSKLKQKHNYLNDLPSLDPELYRHLIFLKHYEGDLAELELYFVIVNNEFGEQTSEELVPGGKDIRVVNSNVIQFIHLVANHRLNTQIRQQSSYFLRGFQQLIQKDWIDMFNEHELQLLISGSVDNFDVDDLRSNTNYAGGYHREHYVIDMFWEILKNFSLENQHKFLKFVTGCSRGPLLGFKNLEPLFCIQRAAGSASEEALDRLPTSATCMNLLKLPPYRSKEQMEQKLLYAINAEAGFDLS; from the exons ATGTTCTTCAGCGGCGATCCGTCGAACCGAAAACGAGTAGATTTAGGTGGGCGTAGTTCAAAAGAAAGAGATAGAAAGAAGCTTCTGGAACAAACTAGGTTAGAAAGAGAGCAAAGATCATGGCTACGTCAGCAGAAAGCTGCTGCTCTTGTTATTCAG AAATGCTTTAGAGGAAGAGTGGCGGTGAAAGCAGAGCGTAGTAAGGCACGAGAGCGGTTTTATTCTACTTATGGAAGAAACTGTGAAAGAGTAGGCAG GCATTGCTTTGAACCAGATTCAGATTTTCTTCAGGAACTGCTATATTTCTTCAGTCCACGGAACGCTTCGGACTTGTCCATTCTTGTGAAGACATGCGATTTTATTTTGAAGTTCGAAAAAGATG GGGATGTTTTGAAGCTCTTTGGTACCCCAGATTCTTCGTCTAAGCATGCTCTTGTGAGTTACAGGGTTAAGAAACTAGCTTACGCCTGTATCCAGGCTGTACATCATAATAG ATATCAGTTCAAGGGCCAGCTTTTATCAACTTCTTTGGACTTGAACGCCCCGACGAATATCCTGTTGAAAGCAGCAAAATTGTTGATGGATCAGCTTCCGTGGGGTTGTAAGGTAGTCGGCTATCTTTtgcaacaaaacatatataggATTTTCCGGGAGATCATTGTCACAGGGAAGATGTACTTTCAAACCAACAAGAAGAAG GAAAGTTCTAAACCCGACAGTCATGTTAGAAAAGGGTATTTGGAGATGATTCTTGAGCTAGTCATTGGACATACTAGGCAAGGAGATTGTATATGCCCAGATATCGAGCTACAATGGAGTTTCACTTCTCAAATTCTAACAATTCCTTTTGTGTGGCAGATTTTTCCTTCCCTAAAGAAG ATTTATGTTTTGCAGGGATCATGTCAGCATTATCTCCGTAAAATGGCGACATGTACTCAAAGTTTTGATAAGGTATTACCTGCTGACATATCAGCTGAATACCCTGGTTATGCTTGTCTTCTTGGTAATCTACTAGAAGCGGTTGGAGTTGCTTTGGCTAATCCTGCATGTCAACGTGATATG GCCATAGACTTTGCTACGATTGCAACATTGTTGTTGGAAGTACTTCCTCCTATCCAATCATCAACTACAGAAAGTAGAGAAGAAA ATTCAATAATAGGGGACGACGATATGATTATCGATGATGCTCTAGCAGTAGTACCTCTCAGTAAGGAATTGGAAAAGCAGATTTTAAAAGCTATAGATCCCCGCTTTCTTTTGCAACTG ACAAATGTTTTGTTTGGAGGCTCTTCGTCTGTCGCTGATTcaaacaaagataaaataaatgataatgaAGCAGCAGCTGTTGGTGCAGCTTGCTCTTTTCTTCACATGACTTTTACCACTTTGCCCCTTGAGGGTATCATGACATATCTAGCGTATAGAATGGAGTTGGTATCTGTACTCTGGAATTTCATGAAACGATGTGATCAGAATTTAAGTTGGTCTTCCTTGTCTGCTGCATCTCGGTACCTGCCTGGCGATGCATATGGTTGGCTGCTACCTTTGGCAGTTTTCTGCCCTGTTTACAA GCATATGCTTATGATCGTGGACAATGAAGAGTTCTATGAGCAGGAAAGACCATTGTCACTCAGTGACATTAGAGTATTAATTGGTATCTTGAGACAG GCTCTGTGGCAGATCCTTTGGCTAAATCCAGTGGCACCAATGGAATTTTCTACAAATACTGTTTCCATAAAGAAGAATCGTGTAGAATTTGTTCAATATAGGGTTAGTGTTGTGGCTTCTGAACTTCTTTCTCAG TTGCAAGATTGGAATAATAGAAGGGAGTTTGCAAATCCAAGTATCTTTCATGCTGATGGTGTGAATGATCACTTCATTTCGCAG GCAATGATTGAAAACACAAGGGCATATGACATACTGAAACAAGCTCCTTTTCTGGTGCCATTTACTAGCAGAGTTAAATTGTTCACT TCACAGCTTGCTGCGATAAAGGAAGGAACTGGGTCTCATGCCATGTCTAATAGAAGCACTTTTAAGATAAGACGAGATCGTATACTAGAAGATGCTTTTAATCAGTTGAGCACATTAGCAGACAAGGATCTTCGTGGAGTG ATTCGGGTTACTTTTGTCAATGAATTTGGAGTGGAAGAGGCTGGTATTGATGGTGGTGGGATTTTTAAAGACTTCATGGAGAACATTACTCGGGCAGCTTTTGATACGCAATATGGGCTATTTAAG GAGACAATCGATCACCTACTCTACCCCAATCCTGGATCTGGAATGATACATGAACAACATTTGCAGTTGTTTCATTTCCTTGGAATTATTCTCGGAAAG GCAATGTTTGAAGGGATTCTCGTTGATATACCATTTGCAACCTTTTTTTTGAGCAAGCTAAAGCAAAA GCATAACTATTTGAATGATTTACCTTCTTTGGATCCCGAATTGTATCGCCACCTTATCTTTCTTAAG CATTATGAGGGTGACTTGGCAGAGTTAGAGTTGTACTTTGTAATTGTTAACAATGAGTTTGGGGAGCAAACATCAGAAGAGCTGGTCCCAGGTGGAAAGGACATACGTGTTGTAAATAGCAATGTTATCCAGTTTATTCATCTTGTTGCCAATCACCGTCTCAATACCCAG ATACGTCAGCAAAGTTCTTATTTTTTGAGGGGATTTCAACAGCTTATACAGAAAGACTGGATTGACATGTTTAATGAGCATGAACTCCAG CTTTTGATATCAGGCTCAGTTGATAATTTCGATGTGGATGATCTTCGGTCCAACACAAATTATGCTGGTGGCTATCATCGT GAGCATTATGTAATTGACATGTTTTGGGAGATTCTCAAGAACTTTTCCTTGGaaaatcaacacaagtttttgaA GTTTGTGACTGGATGTTCAAGAGGGCCTTTGCTAGGATTCAAGAACTTGGAACCTTTATTTTGTATACAACG AGCTGCTGGTAGTGCCTCTGAAGAAGCTCTTGACCGGTTGCCAACATCAGCCACTTGTATGAACCTGTTAAAGCTTCCTCCGTATAGAAG TAAAGAGCAAATGGAGCAGAAGTTGTTGTATGCTATTAATGCAGAAGCGGGGTTTGATTTAAGTTGA